In Flavobacterium gelatinilyticum, a genomic segment contains:
- a CDS encoding DUF721 domain-containing protein: MAKRLNNESTISAVLQQIIQVNKLQPGMDQIDVRDAWKQLMGSGVNTYTRNVVLKGSTLYVELGSAVLREELSHGRSKIVKMINEELGREVVKDVVLR; the protein is encoded by the coding sequence ATGGCGAAGAGACTAAATAACGAAAGTACAATAAGTGCTGTTTTACAGCAGATTATTCAGGTAAATAAATTACAGCCCGGAATGGACCAGATTGACGTGCGAGACGCATGGAAACAATTAATGGGAAGCGGTGTAAACACTTATACAAGAAACGTGGTTTTAAAAGGAAGTACGCTGTATGTTGAACTGGGTTCAGCTGTTTTGCGTGAAGAATTAAGTCACGGAAGATCGAAAATCGTAAAAATGATCAACGAAGAGCTTGGGCGCGAGGTAGTGAAGGATGTTGTTCTTCGATAG
- a CDS encoding DUF4295 domain-containing protein, protein MAKKTVASLQTSSKRLSKAIKMVKSPKTGAYIFVESIMAPELVDEFLKKK, encoded by the coding sequence ATGGCAAAGAAAACCGTAGCATCGTTACAAACATCTTCTAAGAGATTATCAAAAGCCATTAAAATGGTAAAATCTCCAAAAACAGGTGCGTATATATTCGTTGAATCTATTATGGCTCCTGAATTAGTTGATGAATTCTTGAAAAAGAAATAA
- the rpmG gene encoding 50S ribosomal protein L33 — MAKKGNRIQVILECTEHKTSGVPGTSRYITTKNKKNTPDRLEIKKFNPILKRVTVHKEIK, encoded by the coding sequence ATGGCAAAGAAAGGTAATAGAATCCAGGTAATTTTAGAATGTACTGAGCACAAAACTTCTGGTGTTCCGGGAACTTCTAGATATATTACAACTAAGAACAAAAAAAATACTCCGGATAGATTAGAGATTAAAAAATTTAATCCAATCTTGAAACGTGTAACTGTTCATAAAGAAATTAAATAA
- a CDS encoding nucleoside-diphosphate kinase translates to MATNRTFTMIKPDAVANGHIGNILAMITNGGFKIVSLKLTQLTVADAKAFYAVHAERPFYGELVEFMSRGPIVAAILEKDNAVEDFRTLIGATNPAEAAEGTIRKAYATSIGENAVHGSDSDENAAIESAFHFAGREQF, encoded by the coding sequence ATGGCAACAAATAGAACTTTTACAATGATTAAACCAGATGCTGTTGCAAACGGACACATCGGGAATATCTTAGCAATGATTACTAATGGTGGTTTCAAAATCGTTTCATTAAAATTAACTCAATTAACTGTAGCTGATGCTAAAGCATTTTACGCAGTTCACGCAGAAAGACCTTTCTACGGTGAATTAGTTGAATTCATGTCACGCGGACCAATTGTTGCTGCAATTTTAGAAAAAGACAACGCAGTAGAAGATTTCAGAACTTTAATTGGAGCTACAAACCCTGCTGAAGCTGCTGAAGGAACTATTCGTAAAGCGTACGCTACTTCTATTGGAGAAAATGCAGTTCACGGTTCTGACAGCGACGAAAACGCTGCGATCGAAAGTGCATTCCACTTTGCTGGAAGAGAGCAATTCTAA
- the ftsY gene encoding signal recognition particle-docking protein FtsY, with protein MSFFKKLFSTEKKETLDKGLEKTKTSFFSKLGKAVAGKSKVDDDVLDDLEEVLVASDVGVNTTLKIIQRIEKRVAEDKYLGTDELNQILRDEIGALLSETNTGEATEFEIPKDKKPYVLMVVGVNGVGKTTTIGKLAYQFKKAGHKVVLGAADTFRAAAIDQLQVWADRVNVPIVRQQMGSDPASVAFDTLQSAVAQDADVVIIDTAGRLHNKINLMNELTKVKRVMQKVVADAPHDVLLVLDGSTGQNAFEQAKQFTAATEVTSLAVTKLDGTAKGGVVIGISDQFQIPVKYIGVGEGIEDLQVFNKYEFVDSFFK; from the coding sequence ATGAGTTTTTTTAAAAAATTATTCTCTACCGAAAAAAAAGAGACCTTAGATAAAGGTCTTGAAAAAACAAAAACAAGCTTTTTCTCTAAATTGGGTAAAGCAGTTGCAGGAAAATCTAAAGTTGATGACGATGTTTTGGATGATCTTGAAGAAGTTTTGGTGGCATCAGATGTGGGTGTAAACACTACATTGAAAATTATCCAAAGAATTGAAAAACGTGTGGCGGAAGATAAATACCTGGGAACTGACGAACTGAACCAAATTCTTCGTGATGAAATAGGGGCTTTATTATCTGAAACGAATACCGGTGAAGCAACCGAATTTGAAATTCCAAAAGATAAAAAACCATACGTTTTGATGGTGGTAGGGGTTAATGGAGTTGGAAAAACTACTACAATTGGTAAGCTTGCCTATCAGTTTAAAAAAGCCGGGCATAAAGTGGTTTTAGGAGCTGCAGATACTTTTCGTGCTGCTGCAATCGATCAGTTACAAGTTTGGGCAGATCGTGTAAATGTACCTATTGTCAGACAGCAGATGGGAAGCGATCCAGCTTCTGTAGCATTTGATACATTACAGTCGGCAGTTGCTCAGGATGCAGATGTTGTGATTATCGATACTGCAGGGCGTCTTCATAATAAAATTAATCTGATGAACGAATTAACGAAAGTAAAACGTGTAATGCAGAAGGTAGTTGCCGATGCTCCTCATGATGTGCTTTTGGTTTTGGATGGTTCAACAGGGCAGAATGCTTTTGAACAGGCAAAACAATTCACAGCTGCTACAGAAGTAACTTCGTTAGCTGTTACTAAGTTGGACGGAACCGCAAAAGGAGGCGTTGTAATTGGTATTTCGGACCAGTTTCAGATTCCGGTAAAATATATTGGTGTAGGCGAAGGAATTGAAGATTTACAGGTTTTTAATAAATACGAATTCGTAGATAGTTTCTTTAAATAA
- a CDS encoding acyltransferase family protein, whose amino-acid sequence MVKERLISLDVFRGLTILLMTIVNNPGDWGNVYPPLLHADWHGCTPTDLVFPFFVFIMGVAVPLAMPDKFYDDTTFSKILIRSLRMFCLGIFFNFFGKIQLFGLEGIPLLIGRIAITIAVGYALMGSFSPKIKNILAFSILFIYLFLAYSGIEAYHDVRLPGVLQRIAIVYFVVSLLYLKTSQKTQIITGAVLLLGYWAMMTLIPVPGIGEANLDKGTNLAAWADSILLKGHMYSGTVTWDPEGILSTIPSIVNGIIGLLIGQILQRDTTKILKAQKMGIAGTVLIFLGLMWDLVFPINKSLWTSSYVLYTTGLATVFLTILYYIIDIADYKKGFKPFLIWGVNPMIVFFASQIIPQALVMIQFPSPKNPEEQTNLLDFLYRFWIAPFFSSPMAASLAGALVYVGIWTFILWIFYKNKLIFKV is encoded by the coding sequence ATGGTAAAAGAACGCTTAATTTCGCTAGATGTCTTTCGCGGACTCACAATTTTATTAATGACAATCGTCAACAATCCCGGAGACTGGGGTAATGTATACCCTCCATTACTCCACGCCGACTGGCACGGCTGCACGCCAACCGATTTAGTTTTTCCTTTTTTCGTTTTTATTATGGGAGTGGCAGTTCCGCTGGCAATGCCTGATAAATTTTATGACGATACCACTTTCAGCAAAATCCTGATTCGGTCACTTCGAATGTTCTGCCTGGGTATTTTCTTTAACTTCTTTGGAAAAATCCAGCTGTTTGGACTTGAAGGAATACCGCTTTTAATTGGCCGTATCGCTATAACTATTGCCGTTGGATATGCTCTAATGGGAAGTTTCAGCCCAAAAATCAAAAACATTCTGGCTTTTTCAATTCTGTTTATTTATCTGTTTCTCGCTTACAGCGGAATCGAAGCCTATCATGATGTAAGACTTCCGGGAGTTTTACAGCGAATTGCCATTGTTTATTTTGTAGTTTCTCTTTTGTACTTAAAAACATCACAGAAAACCCAAATTATAACCGGAGCAGTTTTGTTATTGGGTTATTGGGCCATGATGACTTTGATTCCTGTTCCTGGAATTGGAGAGGCTAATCTTGACAAAGGAACCAATCTTGCAGCCTGGGCCGACAGTATTTTACTAAAAGGACATATGTACAGCGGCACCGTAACCTGGGACCCGGAGGGAATTTTAAGTACTATCCCGTCAATCGTAAACGGAATAATAGGTTTATTGATTGGTCAGATTTTACAGCGCGATACAACCAAAATTCTGAAAGCACAAAAAATGGGAATTGCAGGAACGGTACTCATCTTTTTAGGGTTAATGTGGGATTTGGTTTTCCCAATAAACAAATCACTCTGGACAAGCAGTTACGTTTTATACACGACTGGATTAGCGACTGTTTTTTTAACGATATTATATTACATAATCGATATCGCCGATTACAAAAAAGGGTTCAAACCATTTTTAATCTGGGGAGTAAATCCTATGATTGTATTTTTTGCATCGCAGATTATTCCCCAGGCATTGGTAATGATACAATTTCCGAGTCCTAAAAATCCTGAAGAACAGACCAATTTATTAGACTTTTTATACCGCTTCTGGATCGCACCTTTTTTCAGCAGTCCAATGGCAGCATCACTGGCAGGAGCGTTGGTTTATGTAGGCATCTGGACTTTTATTTTATGGATTTTCTACAAAAACAAATTGATTTTTAAGGTGTAG
- a CDS encoding competence/damage-inducible protein A, translating into MKAVIVTIGDEILIGQIVDTNSNFIAKELDRIGVEVFEMISISDDKQHILNTFEQLQNKVDIVIVTGGLGPTKDDVTKKTFCDYFNDELVVNPEVLAHVTQLIEGFYKRPISQLNKDQALVPSTCTVLPNKMGTAPGMWMKKENTVFVSLPGVPYEMKYLVENEIIPKLVREYKRPYIIHKTILTYGQGESLVAERIEHWENNLPEFIKLAYLPNPGRVRLRLTARGINKEELEEAIESNVRSLDAIIHDIIVGYEENETIESVVGKLLLKQNQTVATAESCTGGKIASLLSSIPGSSAYFKGSVVSYATEVKVNVLGVSQELIDQFSVVSAEVASAMALNVKDLLKTDYALATTGNAGPSKGDSDAEIGTVFIALATPDGVITEEFNFGQPREKVIDRATVKSLEILQKEILKIVR; encoded by the coding sequence ATGAAAGCAGTTATTGTTACTATTGGAGATGAAATTCTAATTGGTCAGATTGTAGATACAAATTCTAATTTTATAGCCAAAGAGCTGGACAGAATCGGAGTTGAGGTTTTTGAAATGATTTCAATAAGCGATGACAAACAGCATATTTTAAATACTTTTGAGCAATTGCAAAACAAAGTTGATATTGTAATTGTAACAGGAGGTCTGGGGCCTACAAAAGATGATGTTACCAAAAAGACTTTTTGTGACTATTTTAATGATGAACTAGTAGTAAATCCCGAAGTTTTGGCGCATGTCACACAGTTAATAGAAGGATTTTATAAAAGACCTATTTCGCAGTTAAATAAAGATCAGGCACTTGTCCCGTCAACCTGTACCGTGCTTCCAAATAAAATGGGGACAGCACCGGGTATGTGGATGAAAAAGGAAAATACAGTATTTGTTTCGCTTCCGGGCGTTCCGTACGAAATGAAATATCTGGTAGAAAATGAAATTATCCCGAAGCTTGTCCGCGAATACAAGCGCCCTTATATCATTCATAAAACCATTCTTACGTACGGTCAGGGAGAAAGTTTAGTTGCAGAACGTATCGAACATTGGGAAAATAATCTGCCGGAATTTATAAAACTGGCTTATCTGCCAAATCCTGGGCGAGTGCGTCTTCGTTTAACGGCTCGAGGTATTAATAAAGAAGAACTTGAAGAAGCGATAGAAAGTAATGTTCGTTCTCTTGATGCGATAATTCATGATATTATAGTAGGGTATGAAGAAAATGAAACTATAGAATCTGTTGTTGGTAAACTGCTTTTAAAACAAAACCAAACTGTCGCAACAGCAGAAAGCTGTACAGGAGGAAAAATAGCTTCTCTTTTGTCTTCAATTCCGGGATCATCGGCTTATTTTAAAGGAAGTGTGGTTTCGTATGCGACAGAAGTAAAGGTAAATGTTCTGGGTGTTTCGCAGGAATTAATAGATCAGTTTTCGGTGGTAAGTGCTGAGGTTGCATCGGCTATGGCTTTGAATGTTAAAGATTTGCTGAAAACCGACTATGCACTGGCAACGACGGGCAATGCAGGGCCTTCAAAAGGCGATTCAGATGCAGAAATCGGTACTGTTTTTATAGCTTTAGCAACGCCGGACGGCGTGATTACAGAAGAATTTAACTTTGGACAACCGCGTGAAAAAGTGATAGATAGGGCAACAGTTAAGAGTTTGGAAATACTCCAAAAAGAAATTTTAAAAATTGTTCGATAA
- the rpmB gene encoding 50S ribosomal protein L28 — MSRVCDLTGKRAMVGNNVSHAMNKTKRKFSVNLVKKRFYLPEEDRWITLRVAASTIKTINKNGITAVLKKAQSEGFIK; from the coding sequence ATGTCAAGAGTTTGTGACCTTACAGGTAAAAGAGCGATGGTAGGAAATAACGTTTCTCACGCTATGAACAAAACTAAGAGAAAGTTTTCTGTAAACTTAGTTAAAAAGCGTTTTTATCTTCCAGAAGAAGATAGATGGATTACTCTTAGAGTAGCAGCATCTACGATAAAAACAATTAATAAAAATGGAATCACTGCTGTTTTGAAAAAAGCACAGTCAGAAGGATTTATCAAATAA